The genomic interval CGATGTCGCCGACGAAGGAGGAGGGCAGACGGGAGTAGATGTAGTCGCGGCCGGGGATCGGGAGGTCGGGAACGAGGTGGAGCCAGTGGCCGCGGGTGAAGTAGAGGGCCGTTGCGgtgatgaggaggaggaacgACACGGAGTAGAGGAGGTACGACATTTTGGACGACTTTCGCTTTCGAGGGCGCGGTCGAGATGGAATGACGTTGGGCTGGTCGCCGATACGCTGGTGTGGTTGCTTCGCAATCGCCGGCTGCTTAAGTGGCTAGGCTCCGAAAAGCTAGTAGTGGTGGTGATCGTCGTGGTTTAGAATGAACAGAACGGAAGGCAAGGGAAATGAATAGTGTGGAAAAAAGAAGTCACAAAGAGAATGGTGTTTTGGCGCAAACGGTCAGAGACTGCCGTTCGAAAGGATCAAAGGATCATGTCGGCACCTGCAGGGAGACAGACGGTCGCGTTTGACTCCAGGGCAGAGTGAGGTTATGCGGAATGGAAGTGTAAGTGGTGAAGTTCGGCGACGAGCCAGGCGTACCGACCGACGTACGATGATGTGGAGGTGCAGTGGTGTGGGCTGCGTAAGTGCGCTGGACACTAACACTACCCAGGCTCCCCAGTTGGCCTCTTTCGGAAATGGGAGAGAGCCCTCAGGGACTCAGCGTCGCTGAAGGTGGACTCGGGCTGTCACTGCCCCCCGTAATCCCGTCTGATCCTGCAGCTTTTGGACTTCCATGGGGATCCACTTACTAAGGTCGGGCATGGAGCATTCGAAGGCGTACTACGTACGTAACTTGTAAGGCTTGGGCGCAGGGCAAGCGCAGGGTACCGTGGCAGGGGCCTGGGCCGCCAGGGAGACCGTTACGGATGCCGACGGGCAAGCTTCCATTTGCATCACGTGAATACTTCCGTCCCCGCCAGCTGGGTCACGGGACGTGCTGAAGCTGCcatgtatccgtaccttcCACGACGAACAAAGCTGGAGACCAGTAAATGATCTCAGGGCCGACTCAGTCCTTACATTGCGTTCCTGGTCTTCATTGTATGTGACTATGTCGAGGTCGGTGAAGACTATATATGAGTTGCTTCGACTACCTTATCTGTGGACATGCTCTTAATACCACTCTTCGTGGTTGAGGCCACGCAACCAGGAGGTGAAAGGCAATTTCCATGACACGCGTAACTAAGGCTTCTGCATAAGAGAGTCCCAAGAGGTACCCCAAAGCTCGGCCCCTGGAAACTTGATTACCCCGGTAGCTGGGGCTCACCGGCGCTCGCAACTTGAGTACCTTCGTCCGGCCTGAGAAAGGTGGCAGCCTCCGATGAAGGTTTGCTCTTGAAGAGCGAATGTACCTCAGCTTCGGCGCCTACATAGTAAATGTCCATACTTTTTTTGTAGACAGTGTTGCCTAAATGTCCAATGATAGAGTAGCTGTATCTATATCACACAGTATTCCATCGCTTGTCTCAACCTGAATGATGGGTTGGGGAGGGggtggggaggggggggggggggggggcggctCCCAAAAGCAACAGAGCTATTCTGACATACTGCATGTGAAATGATTCGAGTTCTAGAGATAGCCGGTGGGCTTCGAACATATAGGTGTAATCAGCAGTTGGACTATATATGTCACGGTCACGATGTGGAACCGATATTATGTCGAAACGGTAGCTTGCTGGGATAACATGACGATTACATACCCGCAGACGAGAGGTGTTGCCATAAGATCATTTCCCATATGGATTGACCTTTCCTCTAGATGGGAAATCAATGGTGtgaataatataacttcATAGTCCCGCAGCAGAGCGATACTGTGTATTTAAGAGTGAAAAGCCCCTTAGAAGTGCCCAGGAGGCAACCCGCTTTGTCGCCGTTATCCTTCTAGATGGCTCACGAACGAGAATATCGTCGACTAATATGATGAGGTGATGTAACAATATGGAATAAGTTCTGAAAAAAGACGGCGATCCAGGTGAGAGCCACAGACCGGCGACTTTTACCTACTTGGCATTGTGCACGTATACAAAGACGAATCATTCTGTCGAGCCAGATGGTGAAGTGAGCTAGAGTGCCTAACCTGGCAGTGCCTCTCACAGACGAATTCGACTGCCTTGCAGTGGAGGATCGACAATGGATATGCAGTGCCTTAAATACCTTAGGATTGGCAAAGTTGGCCTCTTTGTCAACGTACTATACCCGTTGTAATGAAGTACTACACAAGAGACTGGATAAATGCGCCCATACAAGACGAATGGGTTCTTTTTATGAGAGGATAAGATACTATGGCCTGGCGTTGGGATGTGCCTACCGGATTTGTAGGCTGGACCCGATGGCATGACATCGAGCCGAATGATGGATTTGTATGAATCACTTGAACGGTAACCATTAGCTATACTCAGTACTAAAGCATTGATAGTCAGCGAAGATTCTCCGGAGAGATGCCTAAACTTTAGGCACTTCAACACCATGGAGTGTGTCGTTCCTAGATGTGTGGTTCACCTTTGTGCCTCGGATTAAATACCATGAATATTTCGCCCGTTGAATAGACCGATCTAGGCCGTAATTCAAACATGCTATCAATTGGGAAATCAGGACATACTAGAAATAGTATAGAAAAGAAGGCCAAGCATTACAGGCCTTATCCAAGAACCGCGCTTAATGATATATTGTCTTGCTATTATCTTGCAACTGTCAAGTTTTTGAGCTTAGCCACATATGTTGAAAGAGACGCAATACTCGACTTTCTGAATCCTAAACTgactaaaaaagagcttgaGCCTACCGCGTACTAGTACATTTGATAAGTGAGTTCGTGTAGTTGGAAATGCGTAATCGCAATTGCGGTCGACTTATatgacgaggacgaggttGTACTTCGAGCCGGTTCAGGATGCAAGTGCACCGCCATCACCAGCCACATCCAGACTGGCCCGCCGGGGAGGGCTTTTGTGCCCCGGAGGGGACTCGGTGTGGCGTCGCCGATGAAATGAGTGGACCCAAGAGACGCTAGTCCGCAAAGCGACTGCTAAGCGATAGCCCACACATTCAATTCAGGCCATTGAATTCTACGAACACGCAGACCGGCATCAGAGCAATCGTGAAGGTATTCATCAACCATTCCGTGATCCCTCAAATCAGTCAAAATGGCCGCCACTCTGCCCAACGTTTCCGCCGACCTGATCTGGGAGGTCGTCCGTAAGTTTCACCGCGGCGCCCGGCTGCCAGCGATGCCGAACTCGATCTGAATGCGCAATTTTGCTCACACCTACTTGTTTTCTCGATACAGGCGCCCAGAATGCGTTCCTGGTCAACCGCAACGACGCCGGCGGTCTCCAGCTCTCCCGCGACCCCCTTAACCTGGTCAACAAGCACTCCCGCAAGGTATGTTGGGATCGAATCGTCAGAATACTGGCGGGGTTGAAGGGCATCTTTGGCTAACTTGTATCGCAGTACGCCGGTTTCGTCAACGACAAGGTACGATTACACCCCAGGCCGATCGAACTCGATATTCCTCCCTCGCTCGAACGATTCGATCCTTCGCAACATCACGTAGCACAGAGATGACTGACATGTGACGATTAGGCCATCGGCGTTGTCCCCAACGAGAAGGGTGGTGTCAAGGTGATCAGCAAGAACCAGAAGAACTTCAACAAGCCCTCCAAGGGCTACACCGAGGTCACCTACGGCGGCAACAAGTCTTCCCGCAAGTGAGTTTTGGACCACCGCTACAACCACAAACTTGTTGTCGTAATGCGGCACATGGAACGGGGCAAGCACGAGGATTTAGGAGAACAAACAGATGACTGACGGCTGTCGAACCATAGGACCTACTCCGCCGTTGCCCGCCAGGCTGCCGCCGGCGGCTACCGTGGCGACCTCCGCGAGGCCGCTGTCCAGCGCGTCTCTGCCATCCGCCGCTCCCAGCGCGCCGTCAAGGCCACCCCCGAGAAGAAGCCCCGCGGTGTCAAGGCcaaggccgccgccgctgccgagGCTGAGGCATAAATGTTGAGATGCTGATTTAGCGGGacgaaaaaagagaaagaaacAGGCTTGGTTTGGGCGTTACGTCGAGCAAATAGAGAATACCTTTTTGAGGGACACAGGCGAAACAAATCAAAAGCTTGAGTCAAAGGCCACAAAATAATGACTGGGACTGGTTTTTCGTTTGCTCCAAACGAGTGCTGCTGCTCCCCCCCTTCGCATTTGATGCCATGCGTGTGAGGGATTTGTGAGGATCTGGGCCAACGACTTGGGAgggcgatgatgatgatgcatGTTGAAGTATACCTTATCTTATGCCATGACGCGCGCCTGCACAGAACGGGAAAGCTCGGAGTGGGAGTGGAGTGAGGGTGATCGAAGAGGCCGACATCGAGATAGCACAGTAGCCGGACTACGGGTCATGGTGTTGTCGATGCCGTGGTCCTCGGCCCTCACCCGGAGTTGCCCGACTAGAGTAGAGAGCGAATTCCTGCTGAACCTCGGGACCACGGGCAAGCATCGGAATGTCGAGGGTGTCATTCCGGCTTGAGCCATACCATCTTCCTACGTTGCCCCCCAAAAGTCTTGTGTAGTGGAGCGGTATATTGATTGCATTTTGTTGTTGGAGTGTTGATGAATGATGAAAGACAGGGACGCTTCTACGTCTTGCACGGAGTAAGTCTTCGCCGACATTGACCTGATCGAGATACGTGGAATGGCACCTGCGCATACATGGCGGGGTAATTTTGCCAGCCGGGGTTGCATAGGTGCTCCTAACATGGCATTTCTAACACAACGGTACGTACTCTTGATATTGTGAGTAATTCGTGCCGCAGTGTAGGTAATTCTTACATATTCCATGAGCAAGATCTTAACCTCGTAGAAGCAACGATGAGTGAATATGTATTTTTAGTGAGCTTTTCGCCCGCCCAAACACCACAGACAGGGCCCGTAGGTTATGTTTTGCCCAGCTGTCTCATCGCCGAGGATAATGATAGCTATCACAATCTGAAGCATGTCACAGGCTTCCCATAGGAATAATGGGGCCCGTCTTTGCGTTAGGTTGTTTCTACCGTTCCCACACCCGAGTTTTGGCTATACATAGGAACGAGCTACCCCTGGAGCTCGCGACATCGGGACATCGGGACGAGGACGGGGGACCGTTCATCAGCAGGAAAACATCGGAAGGCATTGGTCCAGCTGGCCGGGAGTTGACGGGGGAATCGAGCCTCGAATTACCGTGTTAGCCTCGTCCGTCTCTCACATGCATCAGACCGGAGGTGAATGGCGAACAAAACGGGTTGACGACGGATGTTGCAATTGGTTGCAGGACGTTGGTGGCAGGGGATTGGCGCAATCGATGCTAGGTATTGAGCAAGCACTGGGCAGTGGGCGGGAAACATCCAGAGcacctaaggtaggtacctgtAGAATGTATCTTTATCTTTCCTTCAGCGACTGCTTCCATGGGCTGGGCGTGTCTCAGTGGCTGCCTTTGTTTGGGTCGAATGACGAGGTATCTGCGACAGCTATTCCCTGGTGCGGCAAGCCGGAAGGTACCTTACACTCGCTCCTCTCTTTGTCCACTCTGCAGCCCGAGacagcggcagcagcagcatcagCAGGGCCAGCGAGCAAGCAGCAACGCAGCAACTGGTCCGGCTAATAAAGCACCGCAACCGCGCAAGTATAAGCTACAGGATCGGGCTTGCTGGGTGCAGCGGCACAGTACATGAGGTACAATGCCGTAAGGTAACTACACGCGCAGTGCTGCTGTCGAGTCGCTTTTCTGCGCATTACTGGCGCCTGCCGCCGCTACCACCTCACCTCGAGGAGCGATGGAGGAGCGTGCAATAGCTACAATGGAAACTTGAACCCCCCGTGCCTGCCCTGCCTCAGGAGCGGCCCCCCCATGGTCCCCTTCTCACCCCTCCAAGTTGCCCCTCTTTTTGACCCCTCCATCCAATGACACAGGCAAAGTCCCACGGAACGAGGGGTGGGAAACCAAAGGTCGCAATTCTCCCCGCGGTTGAACCTACGTCCCCGCCGACAGCCTCCGGACTAGGTATCAGCTGGCTCAGACTACTTCTACGTAACCTTGGCTCGGTTTACTTCTCCTCTCTTGCTCTCCCTTTTCATACTAAAGCAAACGATCTCCCGCTCTTGTGAGATTCATCTTCATACATCTTCCATCTTACCAGCAAAACCTTCAGTTTACGTGACTACTGTACGTTTGACGATGACCTCTCTCTCCCCCTCACCTTAGTACTTGACAAGCTTGGATAATTGTAGCGAGAGCTCCCCACACTTGGTCTCGTACCATGCGCCAGAGCTCGACATGCTAAGCGAGCAAAGCTCCAAGATCACCCCGCTAATCCGCGAGAACCCTTCAGGCCACCCTCCTCCTTCATCCATCTCCTTTCTCAAACCGAATAACAAGAATCACAATCAAAATGGTCAAGGCCGGTATGTTCCCACTACCTGAGACTATCGCGCAAAGCCGAGTCAATCTAATCATTTCTTAGTTGTTGCTGGCGCCTCCGGCGGTATTGGACAGGTACAGTGAATCTGGAACCCCGCGTGGTCAGCAAATAACGTTCGCATTGCTCACCACCAACCTGTCTACTCTAGCCTCTGTCCCTCCTCCTCAAGCTCTCTCCCCTCGTCGATGAGCTTGCCTTGTACGATGTCGTCAACACCCCCGGCGTCGCCACCGATCTCTCCCACATCTCTTCCAATGCGGTACGTTTCATCGCAGCCTCAATTGCCTCGTGGCACCCGTAGTACCGATAGCTTGCTAAACAGAGATGCCGCAAACAGAAAATCGCTGGCTACCTGCCCAAGGATGATGGCGCCAAGGCCGCCTTCAAGGATGCCGATATCATCGTCATTCCCGCTGGTATTCCTCGTGAGTTACACTTGCGGAGCCTCGCCCGCTGCTTCATTCTAACGGCAAATCCACTCTAGGCAAGCCTGGCATGACCCGCGACGATCTCTTCAACATCAATGCCGGTATCGTCAAGGGCCTCATCGAGGTTGCGGCCGAGGTTGCCCCCAAGGCCTTCATCCTTGTCATCTCCAATCCTGTCAACTCCACCGTCCCTATTTCCGCCGAGGTTCTGAAGGCCAAGGGCGTCTTCAACCCTCAGCGTCTGTTCGGTGTCACAACTCTCGACATTGTCAGAGCCGAGACCTTCGTTGCCGAGATCTCCGGCAAGTCCACCAGCGAGCTCAATGTTCCCGTTATTGGCGGTCACTCCGGCGAGACCATTGTTCCCCTCTTCAGCAAGGTCAAGCCTTCAGTGTCCATCGCCGACGACAAGTACGATGCTCTCGTCAACCGTGTCCAGTTCGGTGGTGACGAGGTTGTCAAGGCCAAGGACGGCGCTGGTTCTGCCACTCTCTCCATGGCCTACGCTGGCTACAGGTAAGAAATCGGACGCTCGACAACTTAAAGGTCAGGGGCTGACGTGTGATAGATTCGCCGAGAAGGTCCTCAAGGCCCTTAAGGGCGAGAAGGGTCTTGTTGAGCCTAGCTACGTCTACCTCCCCGGCGTTCCCGGCGGCGAGGAGATTGCCAAGAAGACCGGCGTCGACTTCTTCTCCGTTCCCATCGAGCTTGGCGTAAGTTGCACAGCATCCCATCCTGTCCCCTGTCCAAATCTAAACGGATCCAACACTGACATATTCGTAGCCCAACGGTGCTGAGAAGGCCATCGACATTCTTGGCGACATCACAGAGAAGGAGCAGAAGCTTCTGGAGGCTGCGGTTGCAGGATTGAAGGGCAACATTCAGAAGGGTGTCGAGTTCGCCCACAAGGCTCCCCAAAAGTGATTCCCCCCTTTGTACACTTGTTTCCAGTAACAGCCCCCGACCCCCTCTCGAGGAAGCCGCATGACAACAGCTTCCAGCAATGTAGCCAAAAAAATGGTGATAGATGAAATACAACCGAGGGAGAATTATGGCTGATCgactcttctttttcctaGGCTGTGAGGTGTTATTGGTCTCGCAAGTGTATGGTTGACCAGCGTATATAACACCAGCTGGGATTCTCTTGAGTCCGCGTACGTAGGGCAACGGCGTCGGTAGTTTTGGATATGGCGATAATTGCTGCTGGTTTATAATTGGAGTAAGACACCTTGGGCATCAACTCGAATGACCAGATCTTTGGTCGATACTCTGCAAAAAGTCTAAACTCTTTCAACGCTTGCATGCTGTGTCATTGACACTTCTCTATGGTTTCCCCACGCGCCATTTGTTTGGGACAGGGGCTTCTTGATACGTGAAGTTGGGTATTATGTGCTTGACGGCAGGGTCTTGATTTGGAAAATAGCTGCCGGCAGCTCGTTGGTCTCGGCTTGGACAGTTGCGTTGATACCTAACGCCGCTAGCGCTCCGCGCACAATCCCGCACGGGAACCAGAGGAACTGTAGCCAGACAAGTCAGCACCCTGTAGGTCGTCATATTGATAGATCGGCGTGGGTTTAGACGTACTGGCTGTGCCCGAACAACCGCCTGTCCGCCAGCTTCTGTACTCATTCTCGAGAACGGTTTGAACGAGTTGTCTGTCAGTACGTAAACGCCCTATTCGAACGGACTAGATCAGCCACCCAATTCCCAAGTCGCTTGTCTGGAGCGTCGCCCTTGACCAGGCCTTCCGATAGGTAGAGGGGATATCGCTGACGTACCCTGTGATTTGTCTTGAGGTTGTCAATCTGTTTTCTAAACACAAGCGACCAAAGATCCTTGCAGACAAACTTGATGACGTCGAGCGTATCGTTGAATCGTGGCCGGTCTCTCGAGAATCTGAACACCAAGTTCATAGACCGTCAGCTTCCAATCGTTGTAAAATCCCAATACTGTGTCTTCGTCCCCCCTTGCTATCGCCAAAGGCGGCACACAGAGGAAGAGGGAGGGAGGCACAAGAGGAAACGTACCTCTCAACAAGCCCCTGCCCAACACGATATCCCAGCGTCTCAAGCCGATAAAACACCGCATCTCGCTCCTCGTCCTCATCCAGCTTCCTGACTGTGCTCCCGCCCGCAGCCCCGTCCGCGCTCGACGGCGCAGCACCTCCGTCGGCCCCCCCGCCCTGACTGTGGCTCACCGTCGACAGCGCGTCAGCTGAAGCACCTCCTCCTGCAGCGGCAGCGCCCCCACCGGCACTATTCGCATCAGTCGGCGCGGCTTCGAGGTCTCTCGTCACGCGAAAGGCCATGGGCACGAGCTCGATGAGGAGGAAGTCGAGACAGGAGGAGTTAAGGAAGGAGGCCGACGGGTCCGTGGCGTTGTACGGCGGCATGACGCTTTCGAAGGACATGGCTTCTTGCTGGCTGGGAAGCTAATTGTGGTATGGGCGTGGAAGAATAGTCGCTATGGTTCCTGGCTTCGTCGAGGAGGGTTTCGCGCGGTTATTGGCTCTCTCGAGTATGGTTCGTTTGTCTGTGTGGGGCTCGATTGCGATGAAAGCTTGGTGTTGATCCAAGGCAATGGAGACTAGGCAGCGAAGTTCGTAAGAGTCAGTTCGGCGTGGAATCAGAGATGACGTTGATGCAATGGCGCTTGAAGGAAATCGCAGGGGTAGTTTTGGACACTGTTTCGTCGAGGCCAATGTGCGGTTCAAGGTAGGTAGCAGGTAGCTGGAGGCGGATGAACGATTGAAGCCGCTaccaaggtaggtaggtacctgaAAGAGCGAGGTCGGGTACGTACCTGATTTGACATGGAACGCCGTGGAGCTGGCCTCTAAGCTCTTCAGGGTCCACCCACCAGAGCTCCAATTCCGATTCGACAGGGATTACAGTAGATAACTTGCACGTTATGTTGGCACACGATCACGGACGGGTAATGATGGACGTAGACGAAGAGGAGAGTCCTCAGAGTGATTTCATCTCATTATACGGATGTGATATCCGTAGCGTAGTATTTGGTATTTGTATCCCTCGCTTTCCTAAGGTACCAAGCTGGCAAAGTTTCTGAGGCATCTACCTCACATCTAAGTAGAGCTTTGCTCAGACGCCTGCTATCGCCCTGATTCATGCCTATGGCATAAGGCTGTTGGGGCTGTTGGAATATGTTTTGCCTCCTAAACGCCTGGACAGCTATCCATCCGTCCCTTTCCACGCCCAAAGAAAAAACACATACATGAGCCACAAATCCGCCTTCATTAGGTAGGGAAGTATGTACGTGCTGATTGAGGCGGCTAACCTCATGCTCCATATCTCGCAGCTCGTTGATAGAGATTGCCAGGGTGGCCTCCTCAAAACATGCTGCTACTGTAACCATTGCTGTTGTAGTTACTCGATCCCGGCCCCTGTAGTTGCTGCCGCTTCGGAGGCGGTGCGGCTGGCTCATCATCGTCGGATAGGGTCAGGTCTATTGTCACCCTATCCGAATGCAGTCTCTTGGCGCTTGTTGTGGCCACGCCCCGCGGCATCGTCGAGCTTTCTCGAGACATCACCGTTGTCGTCGGAGTTGCCGTGCTGGCGACTGACCGGTTGGGAGTTTCAAAGTTTCGACTGCGAACTGGGTTGACCTCCACGATACCccagtcgtcgtcgtcgtcatcatcatcgtcttCGTCAACAAGGCCGCTTCCACCATTGGTCGGCCTGTTCTCGGCCTGTCCTGTGTTCACTCGCCATTGTCCGTCTGGTTCAATGGTGACTTGATCTAGGGACTTTGATGTGTTCGCTAGGATGTCTCTTACGTACCTTCGACGGATGTTAGCTAGAAATCGTGGGGGCGATTCATGGGACTTACTCGTCAACGGCCAGCTGTGCGTATGGCGCCGGTTTATTGCAAATCGGGCAAAGCCACTGAGGACCCTGCTCTTGCAATTGGAGGTACGACGTTGCGTCGAAACATTGGATGTGCGAACAGTTGACAGAGCGGCACGGGACATCAAGACGCATGTAGGATAGAGGACACTTGAGAGACAGGACTTGAGATGTCGTGACGATATCTGTATCCGCCGCTTTCTTGCTGACTGGAGGGTTTTAGTCTCTTGTTGATAATATTGGAGTAAATCGGCAAAACGTACTCTCCTCAATCACCTTGTTTTTGGGGATCTTCTGCCCCTTCTTGATGTTGTCGGCCAGGTCCTGCGCCGAGGTGATACGGCAGATGTTCAGGACAAGATAGAATTTCTGCAAACAAATTAAGTGTCAGCGGTAAAAGACGGAGCAAGGTATTGAGATTCGTAAATCTAAGGCAACCCACCTTTTGAGTCAACGCATAGGTGAACTCAACGAGATTTCTGTTGTCATTTTTCAGACGCAAATAACTCGTAATGTCGACTGGCCTTGTCGAGCCTGGCTTGTTCTTCAAGCCTCTGAGATTCGCCTTGACCTCGTTACCGTTGACCTTGATCTCCGACTGATGGGGAAACGCGATATCCTGGACGCCATTGCTATCTCCGGCGCAGAAGACCATGATGCGTAGTGACTTGTCATCGAGAACTCTGTTCAGATTGAGATTATCGCTGACTTTGACTGGAATCGAGACCATGTTCCTATGCTGGCTCATAGCTGATTGGGATTTTAGCAACGACCAAGATGAAACATGAAATGGCGACCTACCCTCGCACGAGCGCACATCGCCGACCCGGAACTGGATCTCGTAGAAGGGACTGTTCTTGAAAGAGAGCCCTGCATCAAAGTTAGGCGTTTGTTCAAAGGACTTTTGAGGGAATGACGTACCGCTTGATCCATACCCGGGCAGAGCAGGGCCATTCGCACCGCTGGGGCGGGCATTGCGCCCCCAGTATTGGTCTTGCCGCATCATTGACACTGGCGGAGTCGCTGTGGCGGGACGTCCACTCTTTTGAGAGGCGGGCGAAGCGGAGGAGCCGGTCCTTGTGGTCTCGATGCTTCGTTGGATTTGCTGGAAGCGAGTCGCGTCGCTGTTCTTGAAGGCTTCTTCGATAGCTGACGGGCAAAAGATGTTAGCCTTAGGTCGTTCTGAGAAGCAAACTTCGCTGCCTGGAGCAATGCTCAGACACGACAGCGCCCGTGAAACAGCTGGAGCCAGAGAAGGGGCGCAAAAGGAGGTATCTCAGGCGGCCGAAAGGGCTCAAGAAGGAAAAGTACTCACCACTGACGATGCGACTTTGCAGAGCCGCCTTAACGCCGCTGCTAGTGAGCCCGTTGAGCTGACAAATTTGGGATAATTGGCGGTTCAGAAGCTGGTTGCTGTTCACCAGCTTGACCAGAGCCTGGAGCTCATGCCTCTGTATGGAGGTCATGGTTCTCGGGCGAGGTGAAAGGGCTGTGGTGGTGTCTTCGGTGACGGCCTCATGAAGGTTCGCAGGTGCGACGTCGGATCGACTTCGGTCGTTGGTACCTAGAGGCGCCGTCGACAGGCCGTGGGGGTAGGTGGCGGATACTTGTCTGCGTCAAAGTCGTCGGCCGAGGAATGGGTGGAAAGCAAAGAAGAGAAGGAGAACGACGGGCCTCAAGTGAAAATAACAGTCATGGGCGCGACCACACGAGGCAGGAGCGACGAGGCTCGTGGTGCGCGCCGACAGGCAAGAGCCAAAAGTGCGTGGGGAAGTTGCAGTCGGGTCGGTCGAGGAAGGCAAGGGCAGGGTAGGTAGCTCCCGTCCCGCACTGCTCGGTGGGttgttggtggtggtggcggctCTGCTGCTGCGCTGCCCTTcccgtcttttttttttccttcttcACTCTCGGCTTTGCGATAATGGAGACAGGCAGAGGGATATACCAATGTTCCCAAATGCGACAACGATAGCAGGTAACGACCCTGATGTGTGCGAAATTGTTTGTGCGCTTACCCACCGATACGAACTCTATTGCATCGAGCAGTAATATGAATATGATATCGACGCCCAAGGTAAGAGCAACGGCATTAGTCCAGCGTACGGATGAAGTGAGGTCAAACTAGGCCAGGGGCCATTTCTTGAGTCAGCAAAGGTTTGATGTCATCCGCGACTATCGGCCTTTGGGGGCTCTGTGAAGACGGGTGTTACTGAACGGGTAGGAGCCCACCACAGCTGAATACCTTGCGACTACAGCAGCAATCAAGCCGTATTCTGGATGTGGGCCTGAATTAAAGCAAGTGAAGCGTGAAGGTGAGTTATCCAAGGGAAGTGCTGAGGTGAGATTCACAATTAGTGAGACTCGATGATGG from Colletotrichum lupini chromosome 2, complete sequence carries:
- a CDS encoding transporter particle component, whose amino-acid sequence is MSFESVMPPYNATDPSASFLNSSCLDFLLIELVPMAFRVTRDLEAAPTDANSAGGGAAAAGGGASADALSTVSHSQGGGADGGAAPSSADGAAGGSTVRKLDEDEERDAVFYRLETLGYRVGQGLVERFSRDRPRFNDTLDVIKFVCKDLWSLVFRKQIDNLKTNHRGVYVLTDNSFKPFSRMSTEAGGQAVVRAQPFLWFPCGIVRGALAALGINATVQAETNELPAAIFQIKTLPSST
- a CDS encoding malate dehydrogenase; this encodes MVKAVVAGASGGIGQPLSLLLKLSPLVDELALYDVVNTPGVATDLSHISSNAKIAGYLPKDDGAKAAFKDADIIVIPAGIPRKPGMTRDDLFNINAGIVKGLIEVAAEVAPKAFILVISNPVNSTVPISAEVLKAKGVFNPQRLFGVTTLDIVRAETFVAEISGKSTSELNVPVIGGHSGETIVPLFSKVKPSVSIADDKYDALVNRVQFGGDEVVKAKDGAGSATLSMAYAGYRFAEKVLKALKGEKGLVEPSYVYLPGVPGGEEIAKKTGVDFFSVPIELGPNGAEKAIDILGDITEKEQKLLEAAVAGLKGNIQKGVEFAHKAPQK
- a CDS encoding ribosomal L28e family protein, which encodes MAATLPNVSADLIWEVVRAQNAFLVNRNDAGGLQLSRDPLNLVNKHSRKYAGFVNDKVRLHPRPIELDIPPSLERFDPSQHHAIGVVPNEKGGVKVISKNQKNFNKPSKGYTEVTYGGNKSSRKTYSAVARQAAAGGYRGDLREAAVQRVSAIRRSQRAVKATPEKKPRGVKAKAAAAAEAEA
- a CDS encoding MIZ/SP-RING zinc finger; this translates as MAPGLCGTGATYPALAFLDRPDCNFPTHFWLLPVGAHHEPLSATYPHGLSTAPLGTNDRSRSDVAPANLHEAVTEDTTTALSPRPRTMTSIQRHELQALVKLVNSNQLLNRQLSQICQLNGLTSSGVKAALQSRIVSAIEEAFKNSDATRFQQIQRSIETTRTGSSASPASQKSGRPATATPPVSMMRQDQYWGRNARPSGANGPALPGYGSSGTSFPQKSFEQTPNFDAGLSFKNSPFYEIQFRVGDVRSCEAMSQHRNMVSIPVKVSDNLNLNRVLDDKSLRIMVFCAGDSNGVQDIAFPHQSEIKVNGNEVKANLRGLKNKPGSTRPVDITSYLRLKNDNRNLVEFTYALTQKKFYLVLNICRITSAQDLADNIKKGQKIPKNKVIEEISKKAADTDIVTTSQVLSLKCPLSYMRLDVPCRSVNCSHIQCFDATSYLQLQEQGPQWLCPICNKPAPYAQLAVDDRQHGNSDDNGDVSRKLDDAAGRGHNKRQETAFG